A region of Pseudomonas putida DNA encodes the following proteins:
- a CDS encoding class I SAM-dependent methyltransferase: MAPLALQQALSGLIGEARLVVSELPECALKLWLIDDQNMDRAFSSEETRRILEEPPYWSFCWASGLAMARYLAAHPEWVAGKRVLDFGAGSGIAGIAAARAGALEVVACDLDPLALDACRANAALNGVELGYSSDFFAEDDRFDLILVADVLYDRANLPLLDAFLGRGRQALVADSRVRDFSHPLYRQLGVLDALTLPDLAEPHEFRRVSLYHASREPL, from the coding sequence GTGGCACCACTGGCACTGCAACAGGCCCTCAGCGGCCTGATCGGCGAAGCGCGCCTGGTGGTCAGCGAGCTGCCTGAATGCGCACTGAAACTCTGGTTGATCGACGACCAGAACATGGACCGCGCGTTCAGCAGTGAAGAAACCCGGCGCATTCTTGAAGAACCGCCGTACTGGAGCTTTTGCTGGGCCAGCGGCCTGGCCATGGCCCGCTACCTGGCCGCGCACCCGGAATGGGTGGCCGGCAAGCGCGTGCTCGATTTTGGCGCCGGCTCCGGTATCGCCGGGATTGCCGCAGCACGCGCTGGCGCCCTTGAAGTGGTGGCCTGCGACCTCGACCCGCTGGCCCTCGACGCCTGCCGCGCCAACGCTGCGCTGAACGGCGTGGAGCTTGGCTACAGCAGCGATTTTTTCGCCGAGGACGACCGCTTCGACCTGATTCTGGTCGCCGATGTGCTGTATGACCGCGCCAACCTGCCACTGCTCGATGCCTTCCTCGGCCGTGGCCGTCAGGCCCTGGTAGCCGACTCTCGGGTTCGCGACTTCAGCCACCCGCTGTACCGGCAACTGGGCGTGCTCGACGCCCTGACCCTGCCAGACTTGGCCGAGCCTCACGAATTCCGCCGGGTCAGCCTGTACCACGCGAGCCGCGAGCCTTTATAG
- a CDS encoding YbaY family lipoprotein: MHYRALVVLCCAALLAACGSDRPKPDQAQAPAPAKSAKKAQPLGPLPAYQRELSGTLLQIPAGADVELALLVIDERDRPQRLLASSNLTGTGQALPYQLRFNPEAFPPGARVELRGRASNSGQLIMHLPPVRITQAQTQATGPLRFEKAP; this comes from the coding sequence ATGCACTATCGAGCGCTCGTCGTGCTGTGCTGCGCCGCCTTGCTCGCCGCTTGCGGTAGCGACCGGCCCAAGCCCGATCAAGCCCAGGCGCCCGCGCCAGCAAAATCGGCCAAAAAGGCACAACCCCTTGGCCCCTTGCCCGCTTACCAGCGCGAACTGAGCGGTACCTTGCTACAAATCCCGGCCGGAGCCGATGTGGAGCTGGCCTTGCTGGTCATCGACGAGCGCGACCGCCCGCAACGCCTGCTGGCCAGCAGCAACCTGACCGGCACCGGGCAGGCGCTGCCTTATCAGTTGCGCTTCAACCCCGAGGCCTTCCCGCCCGGCGCCCGCGTCGAGCTGCGCGGCCGCGCCAGCAATTCCGGCCAGTTGATCATGCACCTGCCCCCCGTGCGCATCACCCAGGCGCAAACTCAGGCCACCGGCCCGCTGCGTTTCGAGAAGGCACCTTAA
- a CDS encoding DUF2796 domain-containing protein — translation MRRLLLALPFALLPLSMAHAHDEHDHDHAHGTLGAHEHGVAKLNAVLDGNTLELELDSPAMNLVGFEHAASSDADKAKVAAVRQQLEQPLQLFGLAAAAGCKDDAQALESPLFGAAPKADDDGDEHEHGHEHSDIGAHYQLTCANPDKLAQIDLAPLFKAFPATQKINVQLIGPKGQKGVEATPAKAAVAF, via the coding sequence ATGCGTCGCCTGCTGCTCGCCCTGCCCTTCGCCCTGCTGCCCCTTTCCATGGCCCATGCCCACGATGAGCACGACCATGATCACGCCCACGGCACCCTCGGCGCCCACGAGCACGGCGTGGCCAAACTCAATGCCGTGCTCGATGGCAATACCCTGGAGCTGGAGCTGGACAGCCCGGCGATGAACCTGGTCGGCTTCGAACATGCCGCCAGCAGCGATGCCGACAAAGCCAAGGTTGCCGCCGTGCGCCAGCAGCTCGAACAACCGTTGCAACTGTTCGGCCTGGCAGCGGCCGCAGGCTGCAAGGACGATGCGCAGGCGCTGGAAAGCCCCTTGTTCGGCGCTGCCCCGAAAGCCGACGACGATGGCGACGAACATGAGCACGGCCATGAACACAGCGACATCGGTGCGCATTATCAATTGACCTGCGCGAACCCGGACAAGCTCGCCCAGATCGACCTTGCCCCCCTGTTCAAGGCCTTCCCAGCAACCCAGAAGATCAACGTGCAGCTGATCGGCCCGAAAGGTCAGAAAGGTGTTGAAGCGACGCCCGCCAAGGCTGCGGTCGCGTTCTGA
- the trxA gene encoding thioredoxin: protein MSQETPYIFDATDASFQQLVIENSFHKPVLVDFWAEWCAPCKALMPLLAKIAEGYQGELLLAKINCDVEQQVVAQFGIRSLPTVVLFKDGQPVDGFAGAQPESAIRAMLEPHVQMPAAPEASPLEQAKALFAESRFAEAEAALQQLLSEDNSNAEALILYARCLAERGELGEAQVVLDAVKTDEHKAALAGAKAQLTFLRQAASLPEVADLKSRLAQNPEDDEAAYQLSIQQLARQQYEAALEGLLKLFKRNRGYENGLPQKTLLQVFELLGGDHPLVGVYRRKLSAALF, encoded by the coding sequence ATGAGTCAGGAAACGCCATACATCTTCGATGCCACTGATGCCAGCTTCCAGCAACTGGTCATCGAAAACTCCTTCCACAAGCCCGTTCTGGTGGACTTCTGGGCCGAGTGGTGCGCGCCGTGCAAAGCGCTGATGCCATTGCTGGCGAAGATCGCCGAGGGTTATCAGGGCGAACTGCTGCTGGCCAAGATCAACTGCGACGTGGAGCAGCAGGTTGTCGCCCAGTTCGGCATTCGCAGCCTGCCGACCGTGGTGCTGTTCAAGGACGGCCAGCCGGTCGACGGCTTTGCCGGTGCGCAGCCGGAGTCGGCGATCCGCGCCATGCTCGAACCGCACGTGCAGATGCCTGCCGCCCCTGAAGCTTCGCCGCTGGAACAGGCCAAGGCGCTGTTCGCCGAAAGCCGCTTCGCCGAGGCCGAAGCCGCGCTGCAGCAGTTGTTGAGTGAAGACAACAGCAATGCCGAGGCGCTGATCCTTTACGCCCGCTGCCTGGCCGAGCGCGGTGAACTGGGTGAAGCCCAGGTGGTGCTGGATGCAGTCAAGACAGACGAGCACAAGGCGGCCCTGGCCGGTGCCAAGGCGCAGCTGACCTTCCTGCGCCAGGCTGCCAGCCTGCCGGAAGTCGCCGACCTGAAAAGCCGCCTGGCACAGAACCCGGAGGATGATGAAGCGGCCTACCAGTTGAGTATTCAGCAGCTGGCCCGCCAGCAGTATGAGGCGGCGCTGGAGGGGCTGTTGAAGCTGTTCAAGCGTAACCGTGGCTACGAGAACGGGCTGCCGCAGAAGACGCTGTTGCAGGTGTTCGAGTTGCTGGGCGGTGATCATCCGTTGGTGGGTGTGTACCGCCGCAAGCTCTCTGCCGCCCTGTTCTGA